A DNA window from Amycolatopsis sp. DSM 110486 contains the following coding sequences:
- a CDS encoding 3-hydroxyanthranilate 3,4-dioxygenase, whose product MTDINPVFNFAAWVSEHQHLLKPPVNNKQMWERTGDFIVQVVGGPNQRTDFHVDPYEEWFYQVKGNMHVNVMSDKGQQTVHVREGDMWLLPGNVPHSPQRPEAGSIGVVIERVREEGTLEKFQWYCLNCEHLVHEVELQVRDIVEDLPPVFEQFYNDESLRKCANCGTVHPGRSAL is encoded by the coding sequence GTGACCGACATCAATCCCGTCTTCAACTTCGCCGCGTGGGTCTCCGAACACCAGCACCTGCTCAAGCCGCCGGTCAACAACAAGCAGATGTGGGAACGCACGGGCGACTTCATCGTGCAGGTCGTCGGCGGGCCCAACCAGCGGACCGACTTCCACGTCGACCCGTACGAGGAGTGGTTCTACCAGGTCAAGGGCAACATGCACGTCAACGTCATGTCCGACAAGGGCCAGCAGACGGTCCACGTGCGCGAGGGCGACATGTGGCTGCTGCCCGGCAATGTGCCGCATTCGCCGCAGCGTCCCGAGGCCGGCTCGATCGGTGTCGTGATCGAGCGCGTCCGCGAAGAGGGCACGCTGGAGAAGTTCCAATGGTACTGCCTCAACTGCGAGCACCTCGTGCACGAGGTCGAACTGCAGGTGCGTGACATCGTCGAGGACCTGCCGCCGGTATTCGAGCAGTTCTACAACGACGAGTCCCTGCGCAAGTGCGCCAACTGCGGCACGGTGCACCCCGGAAGGTCCGCGCTCTGA
- a CDS encoding MaoC family dehydratase N-terminal domain-containing protein, giving the protein MATTRLEFSTEITDEMLSEAAALEGQEIRVEPWNNEATLDTIRHYAWGLGDHNPLFHDEQYAATSPHGGVIAPPTFLYSSYDGAVGLGFPGVQPIYAGTEWVFHETIHRGDRILPKARLGKVTVHSGRHADRFAIQRVHTEYRRESDGVLLAEALASTFRVPRAAASGGLSYKARDRHVYRDEELEEIRRWAITEARRGTAPRNPAEVQVGDVVPEVVKGPIDQITMTAYYAGCIGSPGYKAGEISWLYRTWAVEEPERLPNNYDPTYFSERVLPSLGHQDPEVAKEIGMPGAYNNGPQKCGWMAHPVLNWMGDAGSLREFSVRLRRPDIFGDTVWCGGKVTEVRDNGDVLIALSARNQLGEQTAEGSALVRLS; this is encoded by the coding sequence ATGGCCACCACGCGTCTTGAGTTCAGCACCGAGATCACTGACGAGATGCTGTCGGAGGCGGCAGCGCTCGAAGGCCAGGAGATCCGCGTCGAGCCGTGGAACAACGAGGCGACGCTGGACACCATCCGCCACTACGCCTGGGGGCTCGGCGACCACAACCCGCTGTTCCACGACGAGCAGTACGCGGCGACGAGCCCGCACGGCGGTGTGATCGCCCCGCCGACCTTCCTGTACTCCAGCTACGACGGCGCCGTCGGCCTCGGTTTCCCCGGCGTGCAGCCGATCTACGCGGGCACCGAGTGGGTGTTCCACGAGACGATCCACCGCGGCGACCGGATCCTGCCGAAGGCGCGGCTGGGGAAGGTGACCGTCCACAGTGGCCGCCACGCCGACCGGTTCGCGATCCAGCGCGTGCACACCGAGTACCGCCGCGAGAGCGACGGGGTGCTGCTGGCCGAGGCGCTGGCCAGCACGTTCCGCGTGCCGCGCGCCGCGGCGTCGGGCGGGTTGTCGTACAAGGCCCGCGACCGGCACGTCTACCGCGACGAGGAGCTGGAGGAGATCCGCCGCTGGGCGATCACGGAGGCACGTCGGGGCACGGCGCCACGCAACCCGGCCGAGGTCCAGGTCGGTGACGTGGTGCCCGAGGTCGTGAAGGGCCCGATCGACCAGATCACCATGACGGCGTACTACGCCGGCTGCATCGGCTCGCCCGGCTACAAGGCGGGCGAGATCTCGTGGCTGTACCGCACGTGGGCCGTCGAGGAGCCGGAGCGGCTGCCGAACAACTACGACCCCACGTACTTCAGCGAGCGCGTGCTGCCCAGCCTCGGACACCAGGACCCCGAGGTGGCCAAGGAGATCGGCATGCCCGGCGCGTACAACAACGGCCCGCAGAAGTGCGGCTGGATGGCGCACCCCGTGCTGAACTGGATGGGTGACGCCGGTTCGCTGCGGGAGTTCTCCGTGCGCCTGCGCCGCCCCGACATCTTCGGCGACACCGTCTGGTGTGGCGGCAAGGTGACCGAGGTGCGGGACAACGGTGACGTGCTCATCGCGTTGTCCGCACGCAACCAGCTCGGCGAGCAGACCGCAGAGGGCAGCGCCCTGGTGCGCTTGAGCTGA
- a CDS encoding carboxymuconolactone decarboxylase family protein — protein sequence MTAQDRLQHYQESLGNIPPAISTMFAMDEGFAGDYTDIRERIYTQHADGLSLAMKELLLVMFDLAVSNAGGAINHLRAAKRAGLTGEQLRESLQIAFLVLGVSGWGKVGYKLWAAWENDFEEEGASTNGHHAS from the coding sequence ATGACCGCACAAGACAGGTTGCAGCACTACCAGGAGTCGCTGGGCAACATCCCGCCCGCCATCTCGACGATGTTCGCGATGGACGAGGGGTTCGCCGGCGACTACACCGACATCCGCGAGCGGATCTACACCCAGCACGCCGACGGGCTCTCGCTCGCGATGAAGGAGCTGCTGCTGGTCATGTTCGACCTGGCCGTGAGCAACGCCGGCGGCGCGATCAACCACCTGCGCGCGGCCAAGCGGGCCGGGCTCACCGGTGAGCAGCTGCGCGAGTCGCTGCAGATCGCGTTCCTCGTGCTGGGCGTGTCGGGCTGGGGCAAGGTCGGCTACAAGCTGTGGGCGGCCTGGGAGAACGACTTCGAGGAAGAGGGGGCGAGCACCAATGGCCACCACGCGTCTTGA
- a CDS encoding RidA family protein, whose translation MTEAKTLADKAKPRGRFPHVKRAGDFVFVSGTSSRLPDNTFAGAEADEFGTTTLDIRVQTAAVLDNIADILGSVGASLADVVQVTSYLVSMNDFGGYNEVYGRYFDENGPTRTTVAVHQLPHPHLLIEIQAVAHVPSERTERN comes from the coding sequence ATGACCGAAGCCAAAACGCTCGCGGACAAGGCCAAACCCCGCGGCCGCTTCCCCCACGTGAAACGCGCCGGCGACTTCGTGTTCGTCTCCGGCACGAGCAGCCGCCTGCCGGACAACACGTTCGCCGGCGCCGAGGCCGACGAGTTCGGCACCACGACGCTCGACATCCGCGTGCAGACCGCCGCCGTGCTCGACAACATCGCCGACATCCTCGGCTCTGTCGGCGCGAGCCTCGCCGACGTCGTGCAGGTCACCAGCTACCTGGTCAGCATGAACGACTTCGGCGGCTACAACGAGGTCTACGGCCGCTACTTCGACGAGAACGGCCCGACGCGCACCACCGTCGCCGTGCACCAGCTGCCGCACCCGCACCTGCTCATCGAGATCCAGGCCGTCGCCCACGTGCCGAGCGAACGCACCGAAAGGAACTGA
- a CDS encoding acetate--CoA ligase family protein, with amino-acid sequence MDRHRDRGRVMAELATGSALVDLVTAPRSVVVVGASADPAKPAGRPLAYLSRYGFTGDVFVVNPRHSVVGGYPAVPAVLDLPVDAAEAAIVNLPADQVPSALHDLDSRGVRVAVVIGSGFERPDSAPRQELNRFLASPDRRLRVIGPNCVGTMSVVSGAHLNFSSVLGRGPARAGSVAMITQSGASGNGLLMSILRRGGGIAHWFSTGDEFDVGALELLVGVLARDDVRTVGLFLEAITDLDWLPVATEAIARTGKRVFLVKIADSDLGQLAAGGHTGRVVGSSDISHAVLKQAGFVRVPGIAELADCLVTAQVVGELPARPRIAAASVSGAGAVVLADRVQQAPALSLPALGTATRRQLQEVLADRVELHNPMDVPFLGETETFARTVATLSEAPESDVVVAVESSLAHDREVLTEVLTARSPTASPVVLSHLSEDDPIPEALLARLAAARVAVVPTPERAVQALGLLAGDAGAQAAAEPAEDLTGYLGLPDIAALLPADFPWAPWVSAPDREAAAEAARRWGYPVAVKAAGQTIAHRSELGAVAVVRAEDDLTAAYERVAKVCAEHGDDVVVQQGVGAGQEVLVAVVRDPEYGLSAVLRPGGVNAELLDDQVVLWHGWPAGQRLATLRESRLGVLLSGYRGQTASDVEALNTAITTLFTALADQPVSFVELNPVLVLADGVRAIDAIGRK; translated from the coding sequence GTGGACCGGCACCGTGACCGGGGCCGCGTGATGGCGGAGCTCGCCACCGGGAGCGCGCTCGTCGACCTCGTCACCGCGCCCCGCAGTGTGGTCGTCGTCGGCGCGTCGGCCGACCCGGCCAAGCCCGCGGGCCGGCCGCTGGCCTACCTCAGCCGCTACGGGTTCACGGGCGACGTGTTCGTCGTCAACCCACGACACTCCGTCGTCGGCGGTTACCCGGCGGTGCCGGCCGTGCTCGACCTCCCCGTCGACGCGGCCGAGGCCGCCATCGTCAACCTGCCCGCCGACCAAGTGCCGAGCGCGTTGCACGACCTCGACAGCCGCGGTGTGCGGGTCGCGGTCGTGATCGGCAGCGGCTTCGAGCGCCCGGACAGCGCGCCGCGCCAGGAGCTCAACCGGTTCCTGGCCTCGCCCGACCGGCGGCTGCGTGTGATCGGCCCCAACTGCGTGGGCACGATGAGCGTGGTTTCCGGCGCGCACCTGAACTTCTCGAGCGTGCTCGGCCGCGGCCCGGCGCGCGCGGGTTCGGTCGCGATGATCACGCAGAGCGGCGCGAGCGGCAACGGGCTGCTCATGTCGATCCTGCGCCGTGGCGGCGGCATCGCGCACTGGTTCAGCACCGGGGACGAGTTCGACGTCGGCGCCCTCGAATTGCTCGTCGGCGTCCTGGCCCGCGACGACGTGCGCACGGTCGGGCTGTTCCTCGAAGCCATCACCGACCTCGACTGGCTGCCCGTGGCGACGGAAGCCATCGCGCGTACCGGGAAACGGGTGTTCCTGGTCAAGATCGCCGACAGCGACCTCGGACAGCTCGCCGCCGGCGGGCACACCGGGCGGGTGGTCGGGTCCAGCGACATCTCGCACGCGGTGCTGAAGCAGGCCGGGTTCGTGCGGGTGCCGGGGATCGCCGAGCTGGCCGACTGCCTGGTGACCGCGCAGGTCGTCGGTGAGCTGCCCGCGCGGCCGCGGATCGCCGCGGCGTCGGTGTCGGGAGCGGGGGCGGTGGTGCTGGCCGACCGCGTGCAGCAGGCTCCGGCGTTGTCGCTGCCGGCGTTGGGTACGGCGACGCGGCGGCAGCTGCAGGAAGTGCTGGCCGATCGGGTCGAGCTGCACAACCCCATGGACGTGCCGTTCCTCGGCGAGACCGAGACGTTCGCACGGACCGTGGCCACGTTGTCCGAAGCGCCGGAATCGGACGTCGTCGTGGCGGTCGAATCGAGCCTCGCGCACGATCGTGAGGTGCTGACCGAGGTCCTCACCGCCCGGTCCCCCACCGCGAGCCCCGTCGTGCTGAGTCACCTCAGCGAGGACGACCCGATCCCGGAAGCCCTCCTCGCGCGGCTCGCCGCGGCCCGGGTGGCCGTGGTCCCGACGCCGGAACGGGCGGTGCAAGCGCTGGGCCTGCTCGCGGGTGACGCGGGTGCGCAAGCCGCGGCCGAACCTGCCGAAGACCTGACCGGGTACCTCGGCCTGCCGGACATCGCCGCCTTGCTCCCCGCGGATTTCCCCTGGGCGCCTTGGGTTTCCGCACCCGACCGGGAGGCCGCGGCGGAGGCGGCGAGACGCTGGGGCTACCCCGTCGCGGTCAAGGCGGCCGGGCAGACGATCGCGCACCGGTCCGAGCTCGGCGCCGTCGCGGTGGTGCGCGCCGAGGACGACCTGACGGCAGCGTACGAGCGGGTCGCGAAGGTGTGCGCCGAACACGGCGACGACGTCGTGGTGCAGCAAGGCGTCGGCGCGGGGCAGGAAGTGCTGGTGGCCGTGGTGCGCGACCCGGAGTACGGCCTGTCCGCCGTGCTCCGGCCGGGTGGCGTCAACGCCGAGCTGCTCGACGATCAGGTCGTGCTCTGGCACGGCTGGCCCGCCGGGCAACGGCTGGCGACGCTGCGTGAGTCCCGGCTCGGCGTGCTCCTGTCCGGCTACCGCGGCCAGACGGCGAGTGACGTCGAGGCACTCAACACCGCGATCACCACCTTGTTCACGGCGCTGGCCGACCAGCCGGTGTCCTTTGTGGAACTCAACCCCGTGCTCGTGCTGGCGGACGGGGTCCGCGCGATCGACGCGATCGGGCGGAAATGA
- a CDS encoding amidohydrolase family protein — MPQVIDVHTHYVPRGWPQLGADGTGQESTLPWLRVENEREATIMVGSREFRRILANCWDAGERLREMGEDQVDVQVVSPTPVFFSYDRTPAEAVRIAKVFNDLALEICEPASGRLLPFCQVPLQDPDLACEELDRCLAAGHRGVEIGNHVGDRDLDDAGIVMFLQHCAAKGVPVFVHPWDMPSSPRLGRWMSQWLTGMPAETHLSLLAMILGGVFDQVPETLKICFAHGGGSFAFWLGRLENAWHERHDVIGGSANPPSSYLGRFSVDSVVFDPSALRLLVDVVGVENILLGSDYPYPLGERPVGQVVRKAQFLSEAERDLLLGGNAARFLSLPEEVTR, encoded by the coding sequence ATGCCACAGGTGATCGACGTCCACACGCACTACGTCCCGCGCGGCTGGCCGCAGCTGGGCGCAGACGGCACGGGCCAGGAGAGCACTCTGCCGTGGCTGCGCGTCGAGAACGAGCGCGAGGCGACCATCATGGTCGGCTCGCGCGAGTTCCGGCGCATCCTCGCCAACTGCTGGGACGCCGGCGAGCGGCTGCGTGAGATGGGCGAGGACCAGGTCGACGTGCAGGTCGTCTCGCCGACACCGGTGTTCTTCTCCTACGACCGCACGCCGGCCGAGGCCGTGCGGATCGCGAAGGTCTTCAACGACCTCGCGCTGGAGATCTGCGAGCCGGCCTCCGGACGGCTGCTGCCGTTCTGCCAGGTTCCGCTGCAGGACCCGGATCTCGCGTGCGAAGAGCTCGACCGCTGCCTCGCCGCCGGCCACCGTGGCGTCGAGATCGGCAACCACGTGGGCGATCGCGACCTCGATGACGCCGGCATCGTCATGTTCCTGCAGCACTGCGCGGCCAAGGGCGTGCCGGTGTTCGTGCACCCGTGGGACATGCCGAGCTCGCCGCGGCTGGGCCGCTGGATGTCGCAGTGGCTCACGGGCATGCCCGCGGAGACGCACCTTTCGCTGCTGGCGATGATTCTCGGCGGCGTGTTCGACCAGGTGCCCGAGACGCTCAAGATCTGCTTCGCGCACGGCGGCGGCTCGTTCGCGTTCTGGCTCGGCCGGCTGGAAAACGCCTGGCACGAGCGCCACGACGTGATCGGCGGCTCGGCGAACCCGCCGTCGAGCTACCTCGGCCGGTTCTCCGTGGACAGCGTGGTGTTCGACCCGTCGGCGCTGCGCCTGCTGGTCGACGTCGTCGGCGTGGAGAACATCCTGCTCGGCAGCGACTACCCGTACCCGCTGGGCGAACGGCCGGTGGGCCAGGTGGTGCGAAAAGCACAGTTCCTGTCCGAAGCCGAACGCGACCTGTTGCTCGGCGGCAACGCCGCGCGGTTCCTGTCCCTGCCAGAGGAGGTCACGAGATGA
- a CDS encoding MFS transporter, whose product MTQLSPPPRQMRKNILVSVAGSAIEWYDFFIYASASALVLNKLFFPSVDSVAGTLLAFSTFAVGFLIRPVGAAVFGHFGDKFGRKPALVTAMMIMGAATTAIGLLPSYATLGVAAPILLVVLRLVQGLALGGQWGGAVLLVTECAPEGKRGFYGSFAQLGVPIALIFSNVMFLILSAALSQDAFLAWGWRIPFLLSILLIAVGLYAQSRASETHAAPSEEPAQRRAPLLELLRSHPKQILLAAGATVINGGAYYLLTVYILSYATQALGLPRGTILVAVLISAVASGLTIPAAAALSDRIGRRKVFLSGAAGLAVWGFPMFWLVNTGSPVLITVALVIAQVIFSLTYGPCPALFSEMFGARVRYSGVSVGYQIGAVAGGALAPIIATSLFAEFQTANAIALYLALMAAVSFVAVFLVRESVRRKKTVATPLAAPVD is encoded by the coding sequence ATGACCCAGTTGTCCCCGCCGCCCCGGCAGATGAGAAAGAACATCCTCGTCAGCGTCGCCGGTTCGGCCATCGAGTGGTACGACTTCTTCATCTACGCGTCGGCTTCGGCGCTGGTGCTGAACAAACTGTTCTTTCCGTCGGTCGATTCCGTCGCGGGCACGCTGCTCGCGTTCAGCACGTTCGCCGTCGGGTTCCTGATCCGGCCCGTGGGGGCGGCCGTGTTCGGGCACTTCGGTGACAAGTTCGGCCGCAAGCCGGCGCTGGTCACGGCCATGATGATCATGGGCGCGGCCACGACGGCGATCGGCTTGCTGCCGTCGTACGCCACCCTCGGTGTGGCCGCGCCGATCCTGCTCGTGGTGCTGCGCCTGGTCCAGGGCCTGGCGCTGGGCGGGCAGTGGGGTGGTGCGGTGCTGCTGGTGACGGAGTGCGCGCCGGAGGGCAAACGCGGGTTCTACGGCAGCTTCGCGCAGCTCGGGGTGCCGATCGCGTTGATCTTCTCCAACGTGATGTTCCTGATTCTCTCGGCCGCGCTGTCGCAGGACGCGTTCCTGGCGTGGGGCTGGCGGATCCCGTTCCTGCTGAGCATCCTGCTCATCGCGGTCGGGCTCTACGCCCAGTCGCGGGCGTCGGAAACTCACGCGGCGCCTTCGGAGGAGCCGGCGCAGCGGCGCGCGCCGCTGCTGGAACTGCTGCGCTCGCACCCGAAGCAGATCCTGCTCGCCGCCGGCGCGACCGTGATCAACGGCGGCGCGTACTACCTGCTCACGGTCTACATCCTGTCGTACGCCACGCAGGCCCTGGGCCTTCCGCGTGGCACGATCCTGGTGGCGGTGCTGATCTCCGCCGTTGCCTCGGGGTTGACGATCCCGGCAGCCGCGGCGTTGTCCGACCGCATCGGCCGCCGCAAGGTGTTCCTGAGCGGTGCCGCGGGACTGGCGGTGTGGGGCTTCCCGATGTTCTGGCTCGTGAACACCGGCTCACCCGTGCTGATCACCGTGGCGCTCGTCATCGCGCAGGTCATCTTCAGCCTCACCTACGGCCCGTGCCCGGCGTTGTTCTCCGAGATGTTCGGCGCCCGCGTCCGCTACTCGGGTGTCTCGGTGGGCTACCAGATCGGCGCGGTCGCCGGCGGTGCGCTGGCGCCCATCATCGCGACGTCGTTGTTCGCCGAGTTCCAGACGGCCAACGCGATCGCGTTGTACCTGGCGTTGATGGCCGCGGTGTCGTTCGTGGCGGTGTTCCTGGTCAGGGAATCCGTCCGTCGCAAGAAGACAGTCGCCACCCCGCTCGCCGCCCCGGTGGACTGA
- a CDS encoding iron-containing alcohol dehydrogenase family protein, which produces MFRYDQARQVLTVGAGTIATVPDELTALSARSVCLVGSPRSLASAAGQATREALRGFDVRHEFGKIAPHAPITDTEAMARQLRDDPPDALVAVGGGSVSDTAKALSILLAEGFPLEAKCSTFTPPDVLKHVQLNQPKIPVLTIPTTLSGAEVTPGGGATDARGIKRVFWDQKVASRVVVYDPELFTDVPAELLLTTGMNGLAHCAEALYSKSASPFTDALAAEGARRFAETLPLIGGATGRLPVDLLEDALTAAAIGGLVISNARVGLHHAVCHVLGAAYGVPHGVANSVMLPYVLEYNHDHTEAKQAILARALGEGLGETGSAAVLAATVQRRAGVPRTLADTGLAESDLERVAGEVLQDRGLFFNPKRVPDAGAVLGVLRRAWTGTVTGAA; this is translated from the coding sequence GTGTTCCGTTACGACCAGGCAAGGCAGGTGCTCACCGTGGGGGCCGGCACGATCGCGACGGTGCCGGACGAGCTCACCGCTCTGTCCGCCCGTTCGGTGTGCCTCGTCGGCAGCCCGCGTTCACTCGCGTCGGCCGCCGGGCAGGCGACGCGCGAAGCGTTGCGCGGCTTCGACGTCCGGCACGAGTTCGGCAAGATCGCGCCGCACGCGCCGATCACCGACACCGAGGCGATGGCGCGGCAGCTGCGCGACGACCCGCCCGACGCGCTGGTGGCCGTCGGCGGCGGCAGCGTGAGCGACACCGCGAAAGCGCTTTCCATCCTGCTGGCCGAAGGCTTTCCGCTCGAGGCCAAGTGCAGCACGTTCACACCACCCGACGTGTTGAAGCACGTGCAGCTCAACCAGCCGAAGATCCCCGTGCTCACCATCCCGACGACGTTGTCGGGCGCGGAAGTCACGCCTGGCGGCGGCGCGACGGACGCTCGCGGCATCAAGCGCGTGTTCTGGGACCAGAAGGTCGCCTCGCGGGTGGTGGTGTACGACCCCGAACTGTTCACCGACGTCCCGGCCGAGCTGCTCCTGACCACCGGCATGAACGGGCTCGCCCACTGCGCCGAAGCCCTGTACTCCAAGTCCGCGTCGCCGTTCACGGACGCGCTGGCGGCCGAAGGCGCGCGGCGGTTCGCCGAGACGTTGCCCCTGATCGGCGGCGCGACCGGACGGCTGCCCGTCGACCTGCTGGAGGACGCGCTCACCGCCGCGGCCATCGGCGGCCTGGTCATCAGCAACGCGCGGGTCGGCCTGCACCACGCCGTCTGCCACGTGCTCGGCGCCGCGTACGGCGTGCCGCACGGGGTCGCGAACTCCGTGATGCTGCCGTACGTCCTCGAGTACAACCACGATCACACCGAGGCCAAGCAGGCGATCCTGGCCCGCGCACTCGGCGAAGGGCTCGGAGAGACGGGCAGCGCGGCGGTGCTGGCCGCGACCGTGCAGCGGCGCGCCGGCGTGCCGCGGACGCTGGCGGACACCGGCCTCGCCGAGTCCGACCTGGAGCGGGTGGCCGGGGAAGTCTTGCAGGACCGTGGTTTGTTCTTCAACCCCAAGCGAGTCCCCGACGCCGGTGCGGTGCTGGGCGTGCTGCGGCGCGCGTGGACCGGCACCGTGACCGGGGCCGCGTGA
- a CDS encoding 2-keto-4-pentenoate hydratase — protein sequence MIEDFAARLDEAATTRKPCAQLSTDHELSLDDAYAVQRELVERRIARGERRFGVKLGFTSKAKAAQMGVDDVIIGRLTSGMVLADGDELDLNTLIHPRAEPEVAFRLSRDVEPGEVPGPDLVDAVAPAIEVIDSRYRDFKFSLADVVADNTSAAAFVLGHWQPLKAGVDNRGVVFEVDGRIAGAGSTAAILGDPLRAIPAAVRMAQRYGLPLTAGTVLLAGAATPAVALTAGTHVSATVSGLGRARFSVAEQGEPR from the coding sequence ATGATCGAGGACTTCGCGGCGCGGCTCGACGAAGCCGCCACCACCCGCAAGCCGTGCGCACAGCTGTCCACGGACCACGAACTGTCGTTGGACGACGCCTACGCCGTCCAGCGGGAGCTGGTCGAACGCCGCATCGCCCGGGGCGAGCGCCGCTTCGGCGTCAAGCTCGGCTTCACCAGCAAGGCGAAGGCCGCGCAGATGGGCGTCGACGACGTGATCATCGGCCGCCTCACCTCGGGCATGGTCCTGGCCGACGGCGACGAGCTCGATCTGAACACCCTCATCCATCCTCGCGCCGAGCCCGAGGTCGCGTTCCGGCTGAGCCGCGACGTCGAGCCGGGCGAAGTGCCGGGCCCCGACCTCGTGGACGCCGTCGCCCCCGCGATCGAGGTGATCGACTCCCGCTACCGCGACTTCAAGTTCTCCCTCGCCGACGTGGTCGCCGACAACACCTCGGCCGCCGCGTTCGTGCTCGGCCACTGGCAGCCGCTGAAAGCCGGCGTCGACAACCGCGGCGTGGTGTTCGAAGTGGACGGACGCATCGCCGGCGCCGGCTCGACCGCTGCCATCCTCGGCGACCCGCTGCGTGCCATTCCCGCCGCCGTCCGCATGGCTCAGCGCTATGGCCTCCCGCTCACCGCGGGCACGGTCCTGCTGGCCGGCGCGGCAACTCCCGCGGTCGCGCTCACGGCAGGCACCCACGTCAGCGCCACCGTCTCCGGCCTCGGCCGGGCCCGCTTCTCCGTCGCAGAACAGGGAGAACCCCGATGA
- a CDS encoding tryptophan 2,3-dioxygenase family protein, which produces MTAYNSYLKADVLHTLQEPVTDLEGERSFLVVCQVQELYFGLITTELRFAARHFRDGETPSAAAALRRAADHFVGLNASWKSLEWMTVGDFLPIKNGLGSVHGKSSSLQSWKYRELVFLLGIRPHALADPVSSMPDEHSSLLTTLREPSVYDEALALLSRRGLSIPDSIVKRDPQEEHESHPDVVRAWTAVFYGGDPAMVDLRFCGEALMKIAEGYAEYKHLHLVATRRSFGHRPGYYGSSGLDWLAQTAIEVPFPELWSMDPEDS; this is translated from the coding sequence ATGACCGCGTACAACTCCTACCTCAAGGCCGACGTGCTGCACACGCTGCAGGAGCCGGTGACCGACCTGGAGGGCGAGCGCTCGTTCCTCGTGGTGTGCCAGGTGCAGGAACTGTACTTCGGCCTGATCACCACCGAGCTGCGCTTCGCCGCGCGGCACTTCCGGGACGGTGAGACCCCTTCGGCCGCGGCGGCCCTGCGGCGAGCGGCGGACCACTTCGTGGGCCTCAACGCGTCGTGGAAATCGCTGGAGTGGATGACCGTCGGCGACTTCCTGCCGATCAAGAACGGCCTCGGTTCCGTCCACGGCAAGTCTTCGTCGCTGCAGTCGTGGAAGTATCGCGAGCTGGTGTTCCTGCTCGGCATCCGCCCGCACGCGCTGGCCGACCCGGTGTCGTCGATGCCGGACGAGCACTCGTCACTGCTGACGACCCTGCGCGAGCCGAGCGTCTACGACGAGGCGCTCGCGCTGCTGAGCCGGCGTGGACTGTCCATTCCGGACTCGATCGTGAAGCGTGACCCGCAGGAGGAACACGAGTCGCACCCCGACGTGGTGCGCGCGTGGACCGCGGTCTTCTACGGCGGCGACCCCGCGATGGTGGACCTGCGGTTCTGCGGTGAGGCCCTGATGAAGATCGCGGAGGGCTACGCCGAGTACAAGCACCTGCACCTCGTGGCCACGCGCCGCTCGTTCGGCCACCGGCCCGGCTACTACGGCTCCAGCGGCCTCGACTGGCTGGCGCAGACGGCGATCGAGGTGCCGTTCCCCGAACTGTGGTCCATGGACCCGGAAGATTCCTGA
- a CDS encoding NADPH-dependent FMN reductase, whose protein sequence is MSDLTILALSGSLRKESLNTRLLTAVTQLAPPELTFDVFGDLAAIPPFNEDDEHPAPPAVAQLRRRIRAADGVLIATPEYNAAMPGVLKNGLDWLSRPVDEGPVLERKPVAIIGASQGPLGTIRAQLNLRSVLHKMNADVVGQPEFVLPHAHQALADGELPVGSPSLPILTAVVDGLVDLIEHRRALASLGR, encoded by the coding sequence TTGTCGGACTTGACGATCCTCGCGCTGTCGGGAAGCCTGCGCAAGGAGTCCCTCAACACGCGCCTGCTCACGGCGGTCACGCAGCTCGCGCCGCCCGAGCTCACCTTCGACGTCTTCGGTGACCTGGCGGCGATCCCGCCGTTCAACGAGGACGACGAACACCCGGCCCCGCCCGCCGTCGCGCAGCTGCGACGCCGGATCCGCGCGGCCGACGGGGTGCTCATCGCCACCCCGGAGTACAACGCGGCCATGCCCGGTGTGCTCAAGAACGGGCTGGACTGGCTTTCCCGTCCCGTGGACGAAGGTCCGGTGCTGGAACGCAAGCCCGTCGCGATCATCGGCGCTTCGCAAGGGCCGCTGGGCACCATTCGCGCACAGCTGAACCTGCGCTCGGTGCTGCACAAGATGAACGCCGACGTGGTGGGCCAGCCCGAGTTCGTGCTGCCCCACGCCCACCAGGCCCTCGCCGACGGCGAGCTGCCGGTGGGTTCGCCGTCGCTGCCGATCCTCACCGCCGTGGTCGACGGCCTGGTCGACCTGATCGAACACCGGCGCGCCCTGGCCTCGCTCGGTCGGTGA